The Spirosoma foliorum genome has a window encoding:
- a CDS encoding ROK family transcriptional regulator, whose product MNASVTLDEEWPGQQSVVDYKKKQKQRDVLAHLYTEGTCTLAHLTKALHSSVPSVTNLVEELIDNKWVTTLGMATGSNGRRPVLFGLNTKHNYVAVLDVSTHDTKILFMNTQREVVFRGDYDLRLVDNPTFLASLADYFANALADSGLSSDAIIAVGVSMPGLIDTRRGLNMTYKHLSPANESITDWLSRQIGYPVYLINDTKATVLGESRFGGAQGKKQVLAINIDWGVGLGIIVNGEVFQGGNGFAGELGHIQIDPDGELCYCGKIGCLNTVTSASALVKRVQRDILAGQVSKLAAFYDRVEEIDIDEIINAAYKGDSYAIDILHETGLQLGKGLAIAISLFNPEIIIVDGVLAKAATFILNTIEQAISKYCLSDFRTDLTIELTKLDNTAKWLGTHAYMMEAIFSNY is encoded by the coding sequence AAGAAACAAAAACAACGGGATGTACTGGCCCATTTATACACAGAGGGCACTTGCACGCTAGCCCATTTAACAAAAGCATTACATAGTAGTGTCCCATCTGTTACCAATCTGGTAGAGGAGCTAATTGACAACAAATGGGTAACAACGCTGGGCATGGCCACCGGAAGCAATGGTCGAAGACCTGTACTGTTTGGCCTCAATACCAAGCATAACTATGTTGCCGTGTTGGATGTCAGTACGCACGACACCAAGATCCTGTTCATGAATACGCAACGCGAAGTAGTGTTTCGTGGCGACTATGATCTTCGGTTAGTGGACAATCCTACCTTTCTGGCTTCATTGGCCGATTATTTTGCCAACGCCCTGGCTGATTCGGGATTATCTTCTGATGCAATTATTGCCGTTGGGGTGTCAATGCCGGGTTTAATTGATACTCGGCGTGGGCTCAATATGACCTATAAGCATTTAAGTCCGGCCAATGAATCAATAACCGACTGGCTGTCAAGGCAAATTGGGTATCCCGTTTATCTGATCAATGACACCAAAGCGACGGTGCTGGGCGAGAGCCGATTTGGCGGAGCGCAGGGTAAGAAACAGGTGTTAGCCATCAATATCGACTGGGGTGTAGGTCTGGGAATTATTGTCAATGGCGAAGTTTTTCAGGGCGGGAACGGATTCGCAGGTGAACTGGGACACATTCAGATTGACCCCGACGGTGAACTGTGTTATTGCGGCAAAATTGGTTGTCTAAACACCGTAACCTCCGCATCAGCCCTGGTGAAACGGGTACAGCGCGACATTCTGGCTGGTCAGGTTTCTAAATTAGCCGCTTTCTATGACCGAGTTGAAGAAATTGATATCGACGAAATCATTAACGCAGCCTATAAGGGCGATTCATACGCTATCGATATACTTCATGAAACGGGTCTTCAATTAGGAAAAGGCCTTGCCATTGCCATCAGCCTGTTCAACCCCGAAATCATTATTGTTGATGGTGTGCTCGCCAAAGCTGCAACTTTCATCCTGAATACCATCGAGCAGGCTATCAGCAAATATTGCCTGAGCGATTTCCGAACTGATCTGACCATCGAACTTACTAAACTCGATAATACGGCCAAGTGGTTAGGCACTCACGCTTATATGATGGAGGCTATTTTTTCTAATTATTGA
- the porX gene encoding T9SS response regulator signal transducer PorX produces MQNYSILWADDEIDLLKPHILFLKNKGYDVTSVNSGADALDHVEQTNYDVVFLDEMMPGMTGLETLAQIKQMRPNLPVVMITKSEEEHIMEEAIGSKIADYLIKPLNPNQILLSVKKILDNKRLVTERTNIGYQQDFRNISMQYNDRMNFEEWADVYKKLIYWELELDNSQDKSMVEVMNMQKSEANSEFCKFVIDNYEDWLNDPKMSSPVMSHQLMRKKVFPLVEQAGSAAPLFFILIDNLRYDQWKVIEPLLAEYFTVEEESSYYSILPTTTGFARNAIFSGMMPSEMERKHPDLWVNDDSEDEGLNNHEDEFLRRQLDQSRLNIKTSYHKILNVNQGKSLVDNFNNLLQNQLNVVVYNFVDMLSHARTDMAMIKELAPDESAYRSITRSWFLHSPLLEFVQKIAAKGGRLIITTDHGMIRVQKPAKIVGYRETNTNLRYKQGKNLGFDDNHLFVGRKPERLFLPKPNVSTAYVFTLEDYFFAYPNNYNYYVNHYRNTFQHGGVSLEEMIIPFAYLKAK; encoded by the coding sequence ATGCAAAATTATTCGATACTCTGGGCCGACGATGAAATTGATCTCCTGAAGCCCCATATTCTGTTTTTGAAGAATAAAGGATACGATGTTACCTCTGTCAACAGTGGCGCTGATGCACTCGATCATGTTGAACAGACTAATTATGACGTCGTTTTTCTAGATGAAATGATGCCCGGTATGACGGGACTGGAGACGCTCGCGCAAATTAAGCAGATGCGTCCTAACCTGCCTGTCGTCATGATTACCAAGAGCGAAGAGGAGCACATCATGGAAGAAGCGATCGGCTCCAAAATCGCCGATTACCTCATTAAGCCGCTCAACCCCAATCAGATTTTACTTTCGGTCAAGAAAATTCTGGATAATAAACGACTCGTAACCGAACGGACGAATATTGGGTATCAACAGGATTTTCGGAATATCTCCATGCAATATAACGACCGCATGAATTTCGAAGAATGGGCTGATGTCTATAAAAAGCTTATTTACTGGGAGTTAGAATTAGATAATTCGCAGGATAAGAGCATGGTAGAAGTTATGAATATGCAGAAGAGCGAAGCCAATTCGGAGTTCTGCAAATTCGTGATCGACAACTATGAAGACTGGCTGAATGATCCTAAAATGAGCAGCCCGGTCATGTCGCACCAATTGATGCGGAAGAAGGTATTCCCCTTGGTGGAACAAGCTGGCAGCGCGGCTCCCTTATTCTTTATTCTGATCGATAATCTTCGTTACGACCAGTGGAAGGTGATTGAACCTCTTTTGGCTGAGTACTTTACAGTTGAAGAAGAATCGTCGTATTACTCTATTCTGCCAACCACGACTGGCTTTGCCCGTAACGCTATTTTCTCGGGGATGATGCCGAGCGAAATGGAACGCAAACATCCTGATTTATGGGTTAATGATGATAGCGAGGATGAAGGATTGAATAACCACGAGGATGAGTTCCTGCGTCGGCAACTCGATCAGAGTCGACTGAATATCAAAACGTCTTATCATAAGATTCTAAACGTTAACCAGGGGAAATCGCTGGTTGATAACTTCAATAATCTGTTGCAGAATCAGTTGAATGTGGTTGTGTACAATTTCGTGGATATGCTTTCGCACGCCCGAACGGATATGGCCATGATTAAAGAACTGGCTCCCGACGAGTCGGCCTATCGTTCGATTACGCGGTCGTGGTTCTTACACTCTCCTTTACTGGAATTCGTACAGAAAATTGCTGCCAAAGGTGGTCGCCTGATTATCACAACTGATCACGGCATGATTCGGGTGCAGAAGCCAGCCAAGATTGTTGGCTACCGCGAAACCAATACGAACCTGCGTTACAAACAAGGCAAGAACCTCGGTTTCGATGACAACCACTTATTTGTTGGCCGTAAACCTGAGCGGTTGTTCTTGCCTAAACCGAACGTGTCAACAGCTTACGTCTTTACACTGGAGGACTACTTCTTTGCGTATCCGAACAACTACAATTACTACGTAAACCATTACCGGAATACGTTCCAGCACGGGGGCGTATCGCTGGAAGAAATGATTATCCCGTTTGCGTATCTGAAGGCGAAGTAG
- a CDS encoding DPBB and LysM peptidoglycan-binding domain-containing protein has protein sequence MNRIHFTYAFFLLGGIAFTHTIQAKPTAFVHPPIIDSVGVEKKDGKRFILHRVDEGQTLYAIARRYKRSVAEIKAANPDMKDAVRYDQLVRVPIPDGALSRKEEKAIDKAVKKKEKEEKREAKAAEKEKELMAKPVAKAEKEPEKEQKKTDDPARAGIHVVETGQTLYSLAGRYGVQQSDLRKWNNLSGNNVLIGQALIVSEKAYLARTPSAPAPKTTETPTKETPTKPATTSPEPRSNEPRATTPTEPKPERHLERETATSPTKPSATDTKPAEAEVEPPRPGNDAPMPTRGRRISASGIAEMIEADGSGKYLALHRTAPIGTLVQVRNEFNNQSLWVKVIGRLPNTGVNDKILIKLSAQAFAKLSPDDRRFRAEVSYIAR, from the coding sequence ATGAACAGAATCCACTTCACATACGCCTTTTTTCTACTGGGCGGTATTGCCTTCACACATACTATCCAAGCCAAGCCAACTGCATTTGTTCACCCACCAATTATCGACTCGGTTGGTGTCGAAAAAAAAGACGGCAAACGGTTCATTCTGCACCGCGTTGACGAAGGGCAGACGCTTTATGCCATTGCCCGGCGGTATAAACGCTCGGTTGCCGAGATCAAAGCCGCCAACCCCGACATGAAAGATGCGGTTCGGTACGACCAGCTTGTTCGCGTCCCGATTCCTGATGGTGCCCTAAGTCGGAAAGAAGAAAAAGCCATCGACAAAGCCGTTAAGAAGAAGGAAAAGGAAGAAAAACGGGAAGCGAAAGCCGCCGAGAAAGAGAAGGAATTGATGGCTAAGCCCGTCGCGAAAGCTGAAAAAGAACCGGAGAAAGAGCAGAAAAAAACCGACGATCCGGCACGAGCGGGCATACACGTAGTTGAAACCGGTCAAACGCTCTACAGCTTGGCGGGCCGATACGGTGTACAGCAGTCCGATTTACGCAAATGGAATAATCTGTCGGGCAACAACGTGCTGATTGGGCAGGCACTGATCGTTTCCGAAAAAGCGTATTTAGCCCGGACACCTTCAGCGCCAGCTCCGAAAACAACTGAAACACCCACTAAGGAGACGCCTACAAAACCGGCAACTACTTCGCCCGAACCCCGCTCCAACGAGCCACGAGCGACTACGCCCACTGAGCCAAAACCAGAGCGTCATCTAGAACGAGAAACCGCAACTTCGCCAACGAAGCCCTCAGCAACCGACACAAAACCAGCTGAGGCCGAAGTAGAACCCCCACGGCCAGGGAACGACGCTCCCATGCCTACGCGTGGACGACGTATTTCGGCCAGTGGTATAGCCGAAATGATTGAGGCTGATGGCTCCGGAAAATACCTGGCGCTACATCGCACAGCACCGATTGGTACCCTGGTACAAGTCAGGAATGAGTTTAATAATCAGAGCCTTTGGGTGAAAGTCATTGGCCGATTGCCCAATACAGGCGTCAATGATAAAATTCTCATTAAACTATCGGCACAGGCTTTCGCGAAACTTTCGCCCGATGATCGGCGTTTTCGAGCTGAGGTAAGTTACATTGCCCGTTAG
- a CDS encoding TIGR02757 family protein, with the protein MMNDELLINTRSYSSLKDFLDTKADLYNRPSFIERDPISIPHRFSRKQDIEIMGFWAAVLAWGQRPVILKKTNELVELMDGAPYDFILNHQESDLKRFLAFKHRTFNATDALYFLHFFRQYYQEHDSLEDAFLLTNTSTVESKSTAPDFSPVGQSLIAFHDQFCGLTDFFPERTRKHIATPARNSACKRLLMFLRWMVRDDDRGVDFGIWKQLRPDQLVMPIDVHVNRVARQLGLLNRPQTDWKAALELTEALRQFDPNDPVRYDFALFGLGVEGEM; encoded by the coding sequence ATGATGAATGATGAATTACTAATAAATACACGAAGTTATTCTTCTTTAAAAGATTTTTTAGATACGAAGGCCGATCTATACAATCGGCCTTCATTTATTGAGCGCGATCCCATTAGTATCCCGCACCGCTTCAGTCGAAAGCAGGATATCGAGATTATGGGTTTTTGGGCAGCCGTACTGGCCTGGGGACAACGACCGGTTATTTTAAAGAAAACCAACGAATTGGTCGAGTTGATGGATGGCGCTCCCTACGATTTCATTCTCAATCATCAGGAAAGCGACCTGAAGCGGTTTCTGGCCTTTAAACATCGGACCTTCAACGCTACTGACGCGCTGTATTTCCTGCATTTCTTCCGTCAGTATTATCAGGAGCATGATTCACTGGAGGACGCGTTTTTATTGACTAACACCAGTACAGTTGAGTCAAAATCAACTGCACCGGACTTTAGTCCAGTGGGCCAATCACTCATTGCCTTTCACGATCAATTTTGCGGCCTTACCGATTTCTTCCCAGAACGTACCCGTAAACACATTGCCACACCCGCTCGAAACTCAGCCTGCAAACGGCTGTTGATGTTTCTGCGATGGATGGTGCGGGACGACGACCGAGGTGTTGACTTTGGTATCTGGAAGCAACTACGCCCCGATCAGTTAGTTATGCCCATCGATGTTCACGTCAATCGTGTAGCACGTCAGTTAGGGTTACTGAATCGACCTCAGACCGACTGGAAAGCAGCCCTGGAGCTAACGGAAGCACTTCGCCAGTTCGACCCCAACGACCCGGTTCGTTACGACTTTGCGTTATTTGGGTTAGGCGTTGAAGGGGAAATGTGA
- a CDS encoding aldose 1-epimerase: MPFQITTQPFGPLPTGATPLTEYLLEHTETGEFITVIPEFGAVLRRLVLRKGKHVFALIEGPDSPQALMADESYASALLYPFPSRIRHGIYHFEGQDYALKMNDTHRDNAMHGFVHGRVFSVISQEATDTHAQLVLRYDYTGDTFGYPFPFSLTVTYELVQANLLRHGSNPEKDHMCALRISYEAKNTGVTSSPAAFGWHPYFRFSEDIELAKEPIGKMLLTLPSRIPISLDEYMIPNGQLPAEMAGTIELHDQHLDTAFLIEPTSGPTDTESFAETILTSLVTGARLIVGQQTGDGKLNYLVCYTPTRRDRIAIEPLTANVDAFNNGQGLAILKPGEALTGTMWVRLD; the protein is encoded by the coding sequence ATGCCATTTCAGATTACCACTCAACCTTTTGGCCCATTGCCAACGGGTGCCACTCCGCTAACAGAGTATCTACTCGAACACACCGAAACGGGCGAATTCATTACTGTTATCCCTGAATTTGGGGCTGTTCTTCGCCGGTTAGTGTTGCGCAAGGGCAAGCATGTGTTCGCCTTGATTGAAGGTCCTGACTCACCCCAAGCTTTGATGGCCGACGAGAGTTATGCCAGTGCGCTACTTTATCCATTTCCAAGCCGTATTCGCCACGGTATTTATCATTTCGAAGGGCAGGATTACGCCCTAAAAATGAACGACACACACCGCGATAATGCCATGCACGGGTTTGTACATGGGCGGGTTTTTTCGGTAATAAGTCAGGAAGCAACGGACACCCACGCGCAATTGGTATTACGCTATGACTATACGGGTGATACATTCGGATACCCTTTCCCGTTTTCCTTGACTGTTACCTATGAGTTAGTTCAGGCGAACTTGCTTCGGCATGGAAGCAACCCGGAGAAAGATCACATGTGTGCGCTACGGATTAGCTACGAGGCTAAAAATACGGGCGTAACAAGCAGTCCGGCAGCGTTCGGCTGGCATCCGTATTTCAGGTTTTCCGAGGACATTGAACTCGCCAAAGAACCCATTGGCAAAATGCTGTTGACATTGCCAAGCCGCATTCCGATTTCACTCGACGAGTACATGATTCCCAACGGGCAGCTTCCTGCTGAAATGGCTGGCACAATCGAATTACATGATCAACACCTGGATACCGCTTTTCTGATTGAACCTACGAGCGGCCCAACTGATACTGAGTCGTTTGCCGAAACCATCTTAACATCACTCGTTACCGGTGCTCGGCTGATTGTAGGGCAGCAAACCGGCGATGGAAAGTTAAATTATCTGGTCTGTTATACTCCAACCCGGCGCGACCGAATTGCCATTGAACCACTAACAGCCAATGTCGATGCCTTTAATAATGGGCAGGGCTTAGCCATATTGAAGCCGGGCGAAGCACTCACGGGTACGATGTGGGTACGTCTGGATTAA
- a CDS encoding 3-keto-disaccharide hydrolase yields the protein MFLKIFSIGFLTSLSLVSLRAQELNTLTHQEKKDGWKLLFNGKNVSGWHSYASKSVGAAWQIDQGALQLNVTNRTGKKTSNGGDLVTDAIITGDFEFKAEWKIERFANSGIFFFVEEDPQYKNIFDTGLEVQVIDDAIYEGADDTKHRHRSGDLFGIATAGTRELQPVGGWNKIHFVLKKNKLTVSLNGSCIQEHDITSADWKQRIATSKLKNAPISKGIFAGRIGLQDWGCTVWYRNIKLRQL from the coding sequence ATGTTTTTAAAGATCTTTTCCATTGGTTTCCTAACCAGCCTTTCTCTCGTCAGTTTACGGGCCCAGGAACTCAATACATTAACTCACCAGGAAAAAAAAGATGGTTGGAAACTCCTGTTTAACGGGAAAAATGTGTCGGGATGGCACAGTTATGCTTCGAAAAGCGTCGGAGCGGCCTGGCAAATTGATCAGGGAGCGTTGCAGTTAAACGTTACCAATCGGACTGGGAAAAAAACGTCTAACGGGGGCGACTTAGTAACCGACGCCATCATAACGGGCGATTTTGAGTTCAAGGCCGAGTGGAAAATCGAGCGGTTCGCCAATAGCGGGATTTTCTTCTTCGTTGAAGAAGATCCTCAGTATAAAAACATTTTTGATACTGGGCTGGAAGTTCAGGTTATTGACGATGCCATTTATGAAGGAGCTGATGATACGAAGCACCGTCATCGCTCGGGCGATTTGTTCGGCATTGCCACTGCTGGCACTCGGGAGCTTCAGCCGGTTGGCGGCTGGAACAAGATTCATTTTGTGCTCAAAAAAAATAAGCTAACTGTCTCACTGAATGGCTCTTGCATTCAGGAACATGATATAACCAGTGCGGATTGGAAACAACGCATTGCTACCAGCAAATTGAAAAATGCGCCTATCAGCAAAGGAATTTTTGCTGGTCGTATAGGTCTGCAAGACTGGGGCTGTACCGTCTGGTACCGCAATATTAAACTTCGCCAATTGTAA
- a CDS encoding gluconate 2-dehydrogenase subunit 3 family protein: protein MQRRDALKHTALFFGYAVSISALSETFIACSKEATLSWKPEFLTNNQANTIAEITETILPKTKTPGAKELGVPQFVDKMLKDLLSEDEQKDFLAGLDTFDFDKACEASTGKPFVDCTPEQRTSFLLKQDKEAAKLPPSVWGIRLAAPGPTAFFRRVKELTLLGYFTSEKVGKTILGYDPIPGHYIACMPLATGEKAWNE from the coding sequence ATGCAACGCAGAGACGCACTCAAACATACCGCTCTGTTTTTCGGATATGCCGTTTCCATATCGGCGCTCTCCGAAACATTTATCGCCTGCTCCAAAGAGGCAACCCTTAGCTGGAAACCAGAATTCCTGACCAATAATCAGGCAAATACCATTGCTGAAATTACGGAGACTATTCTCCCGAAAACCAAAACGCCCGGCGCTAAAGAGCTTGGTGTTCCGCAGTTTGTCGATAAAATGCTGAAGGACCTTCTTTCGGAGGATGAGCAAAAAGACTTCCTGGCAGGGCTTGATACCTTCGATTTCGATAAAGCCTGCGAAGCCTCAACTGGAAAACCATTTGTCGATTGTACGCCAGAACAACGCACCAGTTTTCTACTGAAGCAGGATAAAGAGGCCGCCAAACTACCGCCTTCGGTTTGGGGAATTCGACTGGCAGCTCCGGGGCCAACGGCTTTCTTTCGACGGGTAAAGGAGTTGACGTTACTGGGCTATTTTACGTCCGAAAAAGTGGGTAAAACGATTTTGGGTTATGATCCTATTCCGGGCCATTATATCGCCTGTATGCCGCTGGCTACAGGTGAAAAAGCCTGGAACGAGTAA
- a CDS encoding GMC oxidoreductase — translation MPNLNTTVNKTHTYDAIVIGSGISGGWAAKELCEKGLKTLVLERGRLVNHIEDYPTMNLDHWDFEHREALSHADQETYHVQARSGFVNETNKHFYTNDLDAPYTEVKRFDWIRGNQVGGRSLLWGKQCYRWSDLDFEANAKDGIAIDWPIRYKDLEPWYTYAEKFVGISGEKLGLSHLPDGYFLPPMDLNCLEKHVRAEVEKKFKGRHLTIGRVAHLTEPKPWHLDLGRAQCQNRNRCSRGCPYGAYFSSNAATLPAANRTTNFTIRPNSLVHSIIYDEQKQRATGVRVIDTESKEMVEFYAKIIFCNASTLGTTAILLNSLSKRYPNGLGNDSGELGHNLMDHHYRLGAMGGFDGFNDQYYKGRRPNGIFIPRYRNLDDATRTDKFIRGYDYQGAAGRGNWGGGVNREGIGADFKDSLFEPGGWGMSLVGFGECLPYHDNHAKLDQTKKDKWGLPTLSIDAEFKENEMKMREQIKADAVEMLEAAGLKNVTSFDYSGGIGVGVHEMGTARMGRDPKTSVLNGNNQVHGVPNLFVTDGACMTSSSCVNPSITYMALTARAADFAVKELKRINL, via the coding sequence ATGCCTAATCTAAATACCACCGTAAACAAGACTCATACCTACGATGCTATAGTTATTGGCTCTGGCATCAGTGGCGGATGGGCGGCTAAAGAGCTTTGTGAAAAAGGGCTCAAAACGCTCGTGCTGGAGCGAGGACGCCTGGTCAATCACATTGAGGATTATCCGACAATGAATCTCGATCATTGGGATTTTGAACACCGGGAAGCCCTTTCTCATGCCGATCAGGAAACGTATCATGTACAGGCCCGAAGTGGCTTTGTCAATGAAACCAACAAGCACTTTTATACTAACGACCTCGACGCGCCCTACACCGAAGTAAAGCGTTTCGACTGGATTCGGGGTAATCAGGTAGGCGGTCGGTCGTTGCTGTGGGGCAAACAGTGCTACCGCTGGAGCGATCTTGATTTTGAGGCCAATGCCAAAGACGGTATCGCTATCGACTGGCCTATTCGGTATAAAGACCTTGAGCCCTGGTACACGTATGCCGAAAAATTTGTGGGTATTAGTGGGGAAAAACTGGGTCTGTCGCATCTGCCGGATGGCTATTTCCTGCCACCAATGGACTTGAATTGCCTCGAAAAGCACGTTCGTGCCGAGGTGGAGAAGAAGTTCAAAGGGCGTCATTTAACCATTGGTCGGGTTGCCCACCTCACCGAACCGAAGCCCTGGCACCTTGACTTAGGGCGGGCGCAGTGTCAAAACCGAAACCGTTGTTCGCGGGGTTGCCCTTATGGTGCTTACTTTAGCAGTAATGCGGCTACGTTGCCAGCGGCTAACCGAACAACAAATTTCACGATCCGGCCAAATTCGTTGGTTCACTCTATTATTTACGATGAGCAGAAACAGCGGGCAACGGGCGTTCGGGTGATTGATACCGAGAGCAAGGAAATGGTGGAGTTTTATGCCAAAATTATTTTTTGCAATGCATCGACACTTGGCACTACCGCAATTCTACTTAATTCACTGTCAAAGCGCTACCCCAATGGACTAGGTAATGACAGTGGCGAATTAGGGCATAACCTGATGGATCACCACTATCGATTGGGGGCGATGGGTGGTTTCGATGGGTTCAACGATCAGTATTACAAAGGCCGCCGTCCGAATGGTATTTTTATTCCCCGTTACCGAAATCTGGACGATGCGACTCGTACCGACAAATTCATTCGGGGCTATGATTATCAGGGGGCTGCTGGCCGTGGAAACTGGGGCGGAGGGGTCAATCGGGAAGGGATTGGCGCCGATTTTAAAGATTCGCTCTTTGAGCCGGGAGGCTGGGGGATGTCGCTGGTTGGTTTTGGCGAGTGCCTGCCATATCACGATAACCACGCTAAACTCGATCAGACTAAGAAAGACAAATGGGGGCTACCAACGCTTTCGATTGATGCGGAGTTTAAGGAAAACGAGATGAAAATGCGTGAGCAGATCAAAGCCGATGCGGTTGAAATGCTCGAAGCGGCTGGTCTGAAAAACGTGACATCGTTCGATTACTCGGGTGGCATTGGTGTGGGCGTTCATGAAATGGGAACTGCCCGGATGGGGCGCGACCCCAAAACATCGGTGCTCAACGGTAATAACCAGGTGCATGGCGTACCGAACCTATTTGTGACCGATGGAGCTTGTATGACATCTTCTTCCTGCGTGAATCCGTCCATCACCTATATGGCTTTAACTGCCCGTGCCGCCGACTTTGCCGTTAAAGAACTCAAGCGAATTAATCTTTAA
- a CDS encoding YgiQ family radical SAM protein has translation MIERPLTDWLPLTMKEVEKRGWDEVDIVLVSGDAYVDHPAFGTAVIGRIMESEGFRVAIIAQPNWKDDLRDFKKFGKPKYFFGVTAGCMDSMVNHYTANKRLRSNDSYTPGGEAGFRPDYATIVYTKILKELYPDVPVLLGGIEASLRRVTHYDYWQDRLMPSILVDAGADMLVYGMGEQPLREILQLARKGVPFSSMRNINQVAYMHDASTELRDYNNWNSVELASHEVCLEDKIKYAANFKIVEVESNKWQANRILQQVGDQILVINPPFKTMEEAEIDKSFDLPYTRLPHPKYKKRGPIPAYDMIKFSVNMHRGCFGGCSFCTISAHQGKFVASRSEQSVLKEVDEITKHPEFKGYISDLGGPSANMYKMKGKDETICARCQSPSCIHPVICSNLDTSHKPMTELYRKVDANPNIKKAFVGSGVRYDLLVDDFNKNNADGNHDEYMEQLVTRHVSGRLKVAPEHTSDDTLRVMRKPSFKYFKLFKQKYDKIQEKHNLKQPLIPYFISSHPGCEEQDMANLAAETKDLGFQLEQVQDFTPTPMTVAEVIYYSGVHPYTLKPVKTAKTRDEKQAQNRYFFWYKPEYKDWIRNRLNKLKRPDLADRLLGSPKQGNAGKSRSEGNYSKKKKR, from the coding sequence ATGATTGAAAGACCCCTTACAGACTGGTTGCCTCTGACAATGAAAGAAGTCGAAAAAAGAGGCTGGGACGAAGTTGATATTGTGCTTGTATCGGGGGATGCATATGTTGACCATCCAGCATTTGGCACGGCTGTGATTGGTCGGATCATGGAGAGCGAAGGGTTTCGGGTGGCCATTATTGCCCAACCAAACTGGAAAGACGATCTACGCGATTTTAAGAAATTCGGTAAACCAAAGTATTTCTTTGGCGTCACGGCGGGTTGTATGGACTCGATGGTTAATCACTATACCGCCAACAAACGCCTACGCTCCAATGACTCCTATACACCCGGTGGCGAAGCAGGTTTCCGGCCTGATTATGCTACCATTGTGTATACCAAGATATTGAAAGAATTGTACCCCGATGTGCCGGTTTTGCTCGGTGGTATCGAGGCTTCATTACGTCGGGTTACCCACTACGATTACTGGCAGGATAGGCTTATGCCGTCCATTCTGGTCGATGCGGGTGCCGATATGCTGGTGTATGGTATGGGCGAACAACCCCTTCGTGAAATCCTGCAATTGGCCCGAAAAGGCGTTCCGTTCTCGTCGATGCGGAACATAAACCAGGTGGCTTACATGCACGACGCCAGCACCGAACTGCGCGACTATAATAACTGGAATTCAGTCGAGTTGGCGAGTCACGAAGTATGTCTGGAAGATAAAATCAAATATGCGGCCAACTTCAAAATTGTTGAGGTAGAGTCGAATAAGTGGCAGGCCAATCGGATTCTTCAACAGGTGGGCGATCAGATTCTGGTGATTAATCCGCCGTTTAAAACGATGGAAGAAGCCGAAATCGACAAGTCGTTCGATTTGCCATACACGCGGCTTCCGCACCCGAAATACAAGAAACGGGGTCCGATTCCGGCCTATGACATGATCAAGTTTTCGGTTAACATGCACCGGGGCTGTTTTGGCGGTTGTAGTTTCTGTACCATTTCGGCCCACCAGGGTAAGTTCGTGGCTTCTCGCAGTGAGCAGTCAGTGCTGAAAGAAGTAGATGAAATTACGAAGCACCCCGAGTTCAAGGGATATATCTCGGACTTAGGTGGACCGTCGGCCAATATGTACAAGATGAAGGGCAAAGACGAGACCATCTGCGCCCGTTGCCAAAGCCCAAGTTGTATTCACCCGGTTATCTGCTCGAACCTCGATACGTCGCACAAACCTATGACGGAATTGTACCGTAAGGTCGATGCCAATCCGAACATCAAAAAAGCGTTTGTGGGCTCGGGTGTACGTTACGATTTGCTAGTCGATGATTTTAACAAGAACAACGCCGATGGCAACCACGATGAGTATATGGAGCAGCTTGTTACGCGCCATGTGTCGGGTCGGTTGAAAGTTGCCCCGGAGCATACGTCCGACGATACGTTGCGGGTGATGCGGAAGCCATCGTTCAAGTACTTCAAGCTATTTAAACAGAAGTACGACAAGATTCAGGAGAAGCATAATCTCAAACAACCACTGATTCCGTACTTCATTTCGTCGCACCCCGGTTGTGAAGAGCAGGACATGGCCAACCTGGCTGCCGAAACCAAAGACTTAGGCTTTCAACTCGAACAGGTACAGGACTTTACGCCGACGCCGATGACCGTAGCCGAGGTGATTTACTACTCAGGCGTTCACCCCTACACGTTGAAACCCGTTAAAACGGCTAAAACGCGGGATGAAAAACAGGCGCAGAATCGTTACTTCTTCTGGTACAAACCTGAATACAAAGACTGGATTCGGAATCGCCTGAACAAACTCAAACGTCCCGACTTGGCCGACCGGTTATTAGGTAGCCCCAAACAGGGAAACGCTGGCAAATCCAGGTCTGAGGGAAATTACTCAAAGAAGAAAAAACGCTAA